AGAAATCTTTGTTTCATCATCCATTTGTTCAGTTTTCAAAGAACTTGTCTGTTCTCGTTCGTTCAACGAGCCAGGAATTAGATCATATCATGTTAGTTACTTTCTTGTCAAATCTTTTTTTTCGATTATCTTTTCAGCAACCTCGCTTCAAGAAATGATACTCTCAAAGCAACGTCTAATAATATATCATGCCTAAAGTTATTTAGCAAGCATTTATTTATATCTATTTTATTTCCTACTATACAACAGATAATAAGGCAGCCACCCCGCCCCAGAGCGGAATGACTGCACTCATTGCAAAACTATTATTCTTGTTCCAGCAGTCTGATAAATTCATCCTCATCTTCTATGGTGTCAATTCCGAGCTGTTGGGCCTTAGCCAGCTTACTCCCAGCCTTTTCACCAGCTATGACTAGATCCGTCTTTTTCGATACAGACCCCGCAACTTTGGCTCCCAGTGCCTCCAGCTTGGATGCAGCTTCGTCACGCGTAAGCTGATGCAAGGTACCTGTAAGCACGACCGTTTTGCCGCTGAAAAAGCTGTCTGTCTTCTTCTCCTGCGGAGCTTCAGGGGCCTGAGCTTTCACCCCTAGAGACAGCATCTTTTCAATTCCCGCCTGAGTAAATGGATCTGCAAAGAAAGCAACAATGCTTTCGGCTACAATCCCGCCCACATCCGGTAGTTCTATCAGTTCTTCCACCGTAGCGGACATCGTCTTGTGCAAATCACGGTAGTGTTCAGCCAACATGCGTGTTGTTGCTTTACCGGTATTCGGTATACCCAGAGCATAAAGGAAAGAAGCCAAATCTCTCTCTTTACTCTTTTCAAGTGCCGCCAAGAGGTTACTGGCCTTTTTCTCACCAAACCGCTCCAGCTTCACAAGATCATCATATTGGAGTGTATACAAATCCGCAGGCTCGCGCACTTCCAGTTCGTCATGCAGCTGTATGGCCGTTTTGTCACTGAATGTCTCAATATCCATAGCATCACGTGAAGCAAAATGGGAAATACGAGCTACAATTTGTGGTTTACACCCCAGCTTATTGTCGCAAAACAAATGGGCACCTCGCTGCTGTAACGGAAACCCGCAGGCTGGACAATGATCTGGTACGACAATTTCCTCCCCGTCGTTCTCAGACGTTACCTTTCCTAATATCTCCGGAATGACATCGTTTGAGCGACGGATAAACACACGTGCACCCAAAGCAAACTTCAGGTTTTTGCGCTCGATGTCACCAGCATTGTTCAGTGTACAATTTTGTACAGTGACTCCCGCCAGCTCTACCGGCTCTACCCTTGCGAGTGGGGTGATTTTACCGGTTCGTCCTACATTCCACTCAACCGAGTTAAGCACCGTTGTCGTTTCCTCGGCTTCGAACTTATATGCCACCGCCCAGCGTGGGAATTTATCGGTATACCCGAGAGCCTCACGTGTGCGCATATCTGTAATTTTCAATACTGCCCCATCAATAAGGTAATCCAATCCGGCACGAGACTCTTCGATCTCAATCAGTTGCTCCATTACATCTTCAAAATTATCAAAGTAAGTCAAGTAAGGGTTTACCTTAAAATGATTTTCGCGCAGGAAAGTCATCATTTCCTGGTGGCTGTTAAACTGGATACGGTCTGCATATCCCACATTGTAGAAAAATGCATTCAATCGCCGTTCTGCTGTCACTTTGGGATTCAAGTTACGCAAAGCACCAGCTGCGGCGTTGCGTGCATTTTTAAGAGGGTCCGCGGCAGTCTCATTATATTTGGACAATACAGAGAGATTCATGATCCCTTCTCCCTGTACTTCAATGGTTCCGTTTCGAAAAGGAATTGTAAGTGGCACGGATTTAATCGTCTTTACCTGTGCCAGTATTCCCTCACCCACCACCCCATTACCGCGGGTAGAAGCCTGTACAAGCTGTCCATCTGTATACGTCAGGTTTAGCGTCAGTCCATCGAATTTAAGTTCTATGGCATAGCCTGGAGATGGCAAAGGTGACTCCGGGTTCTTGGTATTGTAATCATTGACCAGCTTCACGACACGCGCGTTCCATGCACGCAGCTGTTCCATATTCTGAGCTTTATCAAGGCTCCATAATGGAGCCAGGTGGCGATGTGGTGTGAAACCTTTGAGTAACTCCCCGCCCACACGCTGTGTCGGCGAATCCGGCAGCACAAGACCGCTTGTCTGTTCGAGCGCTACCAGCTCGTCATAAAGCACATCATATTCTTTGTCGCTGATCTTGGGTTCATCCAGTGTGTAGTAATGATAGTTATATGTGTTCAGTTCAGCAACAAGCTGCTCCATCCTGTGCATTGGGTTCATGCAGGCGTATCCCTCCGGGAACTTCATCAGGGCAGAGGCTAAGCCAAACTGCCACTCATGAGGTTCGAGATTTAGTGATGTTTGAGATTTATTCTACTTTTGTAATAGGTGCAAAGCCAGCCAGCAGTCGTTTAACCCCTACTGGAGCCGGGAAAGCAATTTGAAGCTCCATATCATTACCAGTCCCTTTTACTGCGACAATGGTTCCAATTCCCCATTTGCCATGCTGTACCTTGTCTCCAGCAGCAAAAATGGATGGGCCTCCTGCCGAAGCAGCCGGAGTTGGTTTTGCGGATGAAGATGTCGTTACGGTTACACGGGGAGACGCGGAAGCGGACGAACCACTGCGGCTCATCGTATCAAACGAGCGTTCTCCACCAAAGTTGCTACCACTACCTTTATTCAGGCCGCGACCACCATAAGATCCGCCTACATTGCCTGAACGACGGTAGCGGTCACGTTTGATAATCGTATCCTCTTTTAACTCGTCCGGAATCTCTTCGAGAAAGCGGGAAGGCGGGTTAGCTGTGGTGCGGCCAAACAAAGTGCGCATCTGTGCGCATGTAAGGAACAACTGCTCCTCTGCACGGGTAATCCCGACATACGCCAATCTGCGCTCCTCCTCCAGTTCTTCGTTATCCAGAAAGGCACGACTATGAGGAAACACTCCCTCCTCCATACCGACAATAAATACGATGGGAAACTCCAGACCTTTGGCGCTATGCATGGTCATCAATACAACCGCATCGCTTTGCTCTTCTTCGTCGTCATTCATGGAATCAATATCGGCAATCAGCGCAAGGTCGGTCAGGAAGGAGACGAGTGACTTGTCTTCCGCACCTTTTTCAAATTCCATGGTTACCGACAGGAACTCATCAATATTCTCCAAACGCGAGCGTGACTCGAGTGTATTCTCGTTTTGCAGTTCCAATCGATATTGGGTGGTTTCCAGCATTTTTTCTGTTAACTCGGTAACCGACAGGTAGTCTACCATCCGACTTAAACCTTCGATCATATCGTAAAACTCTACCAACGCATTGCGCGTACGTCCTGCAAAGCCCAAATCGTCTACCACTTGTAGGACACGGAAAATCGAAACTCCACGTTCCGCTGCAGCTGCCTGCAATTTACCGACGGTTGTGTCTCCGATGCTTCGTTTTGGCACATTAATGATTCGGATCAAGCTGATGTCGTCGTCAGGATTGGAGAGCAGGCGAAGATACGCCAGCAAATCCTTAATTTCCTTCCGATCATAGAACTTGATACCGCCCACGATCTGATAAGGAATATCCGATTTAATCAAAATTTCCTCGACAACCCGAGACTGAGCATTCGTACGGTACAAAATGGCATGATGGCTATAGGTTTTGCCCGCTTTAATATTCTTATGAATTTCTGAGGCGATAAAGTAGCCCTCATCATGTTCAGAATCAGCACGGTAAACCTTAATCTTGGCGCCGCCTTCTTTGTCAGTCCATAGTTTTTTCGGCTTGCGGCCTGTATTTTGACCAATGACTTCATTGGCAGCATTGAGAATATTCGAGGTGGACCGGTAGTTCTGCTCCAGCAAAATGGTACGCGCTTCCGGGTAGTCCTCTTCAAAATTCAAAATGTTGCTAATATCGGCACCTCGCCACCGATAGATGGATTGGTCACTGTCACCTACTACGCAAATCCGGTGATGCTTGTCGGCCAGCATTTTGCACAGCATGTACTGCGCACGGTTTGTATCCTGATATTCATCAACATGAATGTATTGAAATTTCTTCTGGTAGAAGTCCAGTACCTCAGGTACTTCTTTAAACAGCTGAATCGTTGCCATGATCAAATCATCAAAATCAAGAGAGTTGTTGTTTTTGAGCCGCTGTTGGTACTTGGTATATACCTTCGCCACAATCCCTTCAAAATAGTCGCCAATCTTGCGCTCATACATTTCGGGAGTGACCAGTTCATTTTTTGCCGTACTCATCATAGACTGAACCGCTTTGGGTTCAAATTTTTTGGTGTCTATATTCAGATCCTTCATGCAGCTCCGAATGACAGACAATTGATCCGTAGAATCCAAAATGCTGAAATTCGAGGTAAATCCAATCCGCTCGATATCCCGACGTAAAATACGCACACACATCGAGTGGAAGGTGGATACCCACACATCTCTTCCCTGTGGGCCAATCAGCTTGGATACGCGATCCTGCATCTCACGCGCGGCCTTGTTCGTAAAGGTAATCGCCAAAATACCCCATGGAGCCGTCTTGCGGGTCGCGATGAGGTAAGCTATTCGGTGCGTGAGCACCCGTGTTTTACCACTGCCTGCGCCAGCCATAATCAGCAGTGGGCCATCTACCGCCTCCACAGCCTGACGCTGAGGTGGATTAAGGCGAGCTACCGCCTCGTGTATATCTATTGATTGCATGCGTGCATGCTCCTTTCCCTGAACTTCCATAAAATCACGTTCTATACTTCCAATTTCACAGCTATCGTCTCCAGCGCCTTCGCCAAGTCACGATAAATGATGTTTCCTACTACAATGGTGTCACAAACAGCAGCCGCTTGTAACGCGGTAGATTTATCCACGATTCCTCCCCCGTATAGGACACGAGAGTGCTCTGTACTGCGATGGATTTTTTGCACCAGCTCCATATCCCCAAAAGCACCGCTATATTCCACATATACAATCGGCAGATGCATGAGCTTGTCAGCAATCTGTGCATATGAGGTGGCAGATGAAGTATCCAACGAAGTATTTGCTCCGGTAAGCTTAGCGACTGTAGAATCACCGTTCAAAACAATATATCCTTCCGTCACAAGCAAATCCCAAGGGATCATATAACCAAACTGTTCAATCGCACGTTGGTGCTGTCCTAGAATCCAATTACTGTCAGCGGTATTCAGTACCATAGGAATCATATATAGATCAAACCCTGGCACTACAGCCTCCAGATTGGACACCTCAAGCACACACGGCACCTCATAACGCCGAACCCGCGACAGCAAATCCACCGTATTTTCATAGGTAACGCCCGATGAACCTCCTACCATAATCGCATCCGTACCAGACATACACACGGCGTCAAGTGCCTCATCATCCAGTTCCTTTTCAGGATCAAGCTTAAACACATGCCTCCATGATTGAATTGAATCTGCCAACACACATTCCTCCAGCATCCATTGCTTTTGTCATGATCCAGTCGAACCGAATTCCAATATCCAAAAGCGTTCTATGCTAAGTCTATGACAGTGCTTAAAAGGTGTCAATGTTCGTATCAAATGGGAACACCCCGTTCAGACAGCTTAGGGGCGTAGCGCATACAACCAACTACGTTTACTAAGTTCTTTTTCCGTTAAAATATCTGTATAGAAACCTTGCACACCCATCTGTTCATACTCAGCCGCATCCTTCAACTCATTAATGGTATTTACGTAGCATACCGCTCCTGCCTGACGCAAACTTTCCACTAAAGCACCACTCACCCGATTCTCTGGTAAAGTTACTGCCGTTATATCATTTTGTTGTACAAATCGAATGATCTGGTCGTCCTTATCTTCTGTGGCATAGAGCGTATAAATAATGGATGGGTAAGGATAAATACTTCGTAACGTTCGCAACATTTCTTCATTATAAATTTGAGGAACAATACGGGACAAAAGCTCGGGATTTTTCTCCTGTGCCTGACGGGTCAGTTGCGCAAACAACTGTTTGATTTGGGCAGGGTCCTGTTCTTTCGTATCGGTCACAATATAAGCATCCGGGTATGTTTCCAATAAATCCAATACATCCTTCCAATCTACTGGGGTATAGGAACCGTGTATGGGGGTGTTCTTGAATTGATGATAGCTCCAAGGTTTTCCGCCCTGTTCCGTAGCAACTGCATGTTCCTGTTGCATTTGCACTGTAAAAGATTCTGTCCATTCATGGCGCGCCACCAATTGTCCATCCGAAGTAAACATCAGGTCGACCTCGAATACGCGGCTGCCTTTTTTATAATTTTCCACAAACGCTTCACGCGCATTAGTATAGGCCAAACCATTAACGGCTCCCATGGCATGCGAAATTACGCGGTGCGTGGTAAAGTCAGTCTGTTCTTCTGTAGATTGCCCTTTGTAAGCCAGTAAAAATGTGCCGGTTAACATTAAAAGAATGACCGCAGCAATCAGTCGTTTCATAGGGTGTCACATCCTTTTCGTACAGGTCAATACCCCACATACGCATGCTCAAAACAACTGCCAGACGCAAAAGCACCCTCCGGCTAAACCGAAGGGTGCTTCTGTATTAATACGCGTTCTTGAAACCGTTGCGAATCGTGCGGAAAATAATTTTAATATCAAATAAGAGCGACCAGTTCTCAATATAGAAGATGTCATGCTTAATCCGTTCCTCAATAGATGTATCTCCGCGCAACCCGTTGCTCTGTGCCCAGCCTGTGATTCCGGGACGAACATGATGCTTCACCATGTATTTTGGAATTTCCTCACGGAACTGATCCACATAATAGGGCCGCTCTGGGCGTGGACCAACGACACTCATATCACCCAGCAGAACGTTGAAAAACTGCGGCAGCTCGTCGAGACTCGTTTTACGAATAAAAGTACCAAAACGTGTGCGTCTTGGGTCATTAGCAGTCGTCCAGCCCGTATCTTCAGTTCCAGGTGGTAACACCTTCATCGAACGAAATTTGTACATTCGGAAGGTGCGACGATTCAAGCCTACCCGCTCCTGCTTAAAAATGATGGGCCCTCTGGATGTAATCATCACACCAATCGCTACTGCTAGCATGATCGGAAAGGTCAGGAGAATCGCGAATAAAGAGAATAAAATATCGAATAGGCGCTTAAACAATCGATTCCCCGCTACATCCAGTGGAATATCCCGCACATTGATCATCGGCATACCTGCAAAGTTATCAAAGTACGGGCGAGCCGGCAAATAATCGAAAAAGTCGGGGATTATAAGCGTGCGCACTCCAGCCTTTTCACACATGTTGATAATCTTGGGGTACTTATCATGAGCATCCAGCGGCAGCGCCAGAATGACCTCGTCAATCATCAGACGCGACAGCGTAGCCTCCAATTGATCTAAGCCTCCAAGAATCGGGCGGAAATGCGCCTCTTCCTCTTCACTCCAATGCCGCTTATCATCCAGAAAACCCACTACCTCGTATCCCAGATCAGGATACTGTCCAAGGTTATGATAAAATCGCTGGCCTAGAGTACCCGCCCCAAGAATAAGCATGAATTGTTTGTTGTACCCTTTTTGACGGAGAGCTTTAAGAACTTGCTTCAAGAAAAATCGATAAAACAAAATAAGCAGCACGTTTCCAACCATATAGATTGCCAGATAGGACCGCGAGATATCAATTTGTTTCACGAAGAACATCACACTCAACAGCACGAACAGTCCAACGATATGAATCTGGGTGACGCGAAATACATCATCTGCAAATCGTTTTTTGCGTTTGGGCGAATAGAGCGAAAATAACATCCCCAGCACTACGGCAATCAGGCCGTAGATTAAGCTCCAGCCTCCATATACTTGAATAGGAAGCGGTTCTGTATAGGTGATCCATTCACTTTCAAATTTGAAAAACCAAGCGATCAGAAAGGACAACTGAATGACCGCGAAATCCGCCACAATATATAATTGGGTTAAAAAACGCTGATTTCTGCGTATCATGCTTTCACCTCAGTATGAGATTGTTCCCCGCCGTCCGGCTTGACCGGTGCGGACAACTTATTTTTCAGGAAAGCCATTCCAAATTTCACGGCAATCCCCGCATATACAGCCATATTGGTGATCCAACTGTATTGCTGTTTATAATGCTTACGATGAAATACCCACATAGCTCTATGAAACTCATAAATAATTTTCAAAGGACGGCGGCGAGCGCTGCCCCCTTTGATATGAATAATATATGTGCGCGGGTAGTAGTAAATGCCCCACCCGGCTTGCTTAATCCGGTAGCACCAGTCAATATCCTCACCATACATAAAAAAGGTTTCGTCCAACCCCCCGACCTGGTCAATCGTCTCCCGGCGTACTAGCATAAAAGCACCTACCAGTACATCTACTGGATACTCATCATCCGGGCTTAGATGCCCAAGCTGATATTGATTGTACTTCGGGCTATCCGGGTAACGCTTCGACCAGCCGAAAGCGTAGTAAAAAGAAGCTGACGGCGTTGGAAATCCACGCTTGCATGCCTTATCCAGCGAACCATCCGGCAGGATGACCTTACAGCCCGATGCTCCCATCTCCGGATGCGTATCCATAAACGGAATCATCGTATCCAGTGTGTCCGGCTGCACCAGCGTATCGGAATTCAATAGCAATATATAACGTCCGCCGGCTACTTCCATTCCCTGATTGTTTGCCTTGGCAAAACCTGTATTATCCTCATTGGCTATCAACATAATCTCCGGGTATGCAGCACGAATAGCCTCAACAGATCCGTCACTGGAGTGATTATCAATAACAATCACTTCATATCGGTATTGCGTCTCGGACGCATACACCGACTGCAAACAATCCAGCGTCAATTGACACGTATTATAGTTGACGACCAGTATGCTTACATCCATATTTAAAACGCTCCTGACAAATTCAGTAATCTATTCTACTATCGCCTATTATAGCATACCGCGCAGACCACGGGGCGCAAAAAAGCACATAACTTGTAACCTTACATAGTTTAGAAGGATTATGCAAAATTCGATTCCTGTCACTTTAAAGCGCAAATATAGACAAACGAAATCATTTCGATCTATATATTGTTCATTGGAAGTCGTTTATTAGATTTTTGTAAAATCCTCGGTTGAGGTCTAAAATTCATCGTGGTAAGATATACATGGAAAAAGGGCTGGTGCCAGCCAGCCCCTGCGCAACCAACGCTCCAAGAGCGGACGGTTTTGGAACAATCAGGCCGAAAATAGACCCTTCCTTGCGGGGGCGGTCTATTTTCGTTTGTTAAACTCTAACAGTGTGACGATTAACGCCCCGAACGTCAGCATTAAACTGAGCGCCTCAAACACTGTCACAGGCTTCACCCCCCTCCTCGGGAGAGTTAGCCGACCGCCCTTGCCAGCTCTATCGGTTGCACGTTTCAATTATACTATATTTTTCCATAAAGGAACACGCATTCGATGGTATTTTATCTAGTATTCATTTGCACCTTTGACTATTTGACGCTTATATATGGAAAAAAGTTTCAATATTTTTCTTTCCATACCTCTATAACTTCCTCAATACGAAAACCAACTTATAAATCCAGTTGTCCAACCGTGACTGTCTATAAAATGGACGGCTTGGGGCCAAAAACAACCTCACCAAAAGAGGAGGTGCATAAGTAAATCCACCAGTCATGCATGATAATGTTATCCAAAGAAGTCGGAATTCTCTTTTTCACGAGTTGGAGTGTTTCTTTATTGATCACCACAGTACAACCTGCACATACATTCTCAATGAGAGCATTATAGAAGGATACAGGTCGGGGGATGTCAGCTGCCTGAGCAAGTTTATTCGGCATCCATACATCATCCTGATCACAAAAAGCGTAATAATCGAATGTCATTGAACTTGATTGACATATGTGGCTACATAATAAAATCTCCCAATCATGATATGATGGGAGATCGCTATAGATATAATGTGCCTTTACTTACTCGAGCTTGCCAGATACTCTTTTAAGAAATCCCGCAATCCCTCACGCCAAGAACGTAAATCATGTAACCCATTTGTCCGGATCGCTATATGCTCCATAACAGAATTACGTGGCCGCGCTGCTGGTCTGGGGAATTGCTCTGTGCTGCATGGCTCCAATTTCGCTGTGATCTTGGCATCTAATATTTCCGCCGCATCCTGTAAAATAGCTTGCGTAAATTCATACCAAGTACAGAAACCACTATTGGATGCATGGTATACGCCATATTTCTCCGTTTGCATCAATTCCGCCAAAAAACGTGCCAAATCCACCGTATAAGTAGGTGAACCCTTCTGATCATTCACTACCTGGAGAAGCGGCTTCTCCTGTCCAAGCTTCAGCATCGTTTTCACAAAATTGTTCCCGTGCAATCCATATACCCAAGATGTACGAACAATAAAGTACCTGGAGGAAAGTGTTTGGGTCAACACTTCTCCCGCACGTTTGGACTTTCCGTAGATACTCTGTGGATTGGTATTATCGTACTCATGATATGGCTGTTTTGCCGTTCCATCGAACACATAATCTGTGCTGATATAAACCAGCTTGGCTCCAACCTTTTCCGCAGCCAGAGCCATATTACGTGTACCTGCCGCGTTGACTTGATAAGCCCCG
The Paenibacillus peoriae DNA segment above includes these coding regions:
- the rfbD gene encoding dTDP-4-dehydrorhamnose reductase — its product is MKVLVTGASGQLGKDVVKVFQEQGHDALGYDREQLDITDLQQTVKIVGQYQPDAVIHCAAYTAVDAAETDVDGAYQVNAAGTRNMALAAEKVGAKLVYISTDYVFDGTAKQPYHEYDNTNPQSIYGKSKRAGEVLTQTLSSRYFIVRTSWVYGLHGNNFVKTMLKLGQEKPLLQVVNDQKGSPTYTVDLARFLAELMQTEKYGVYHASNSGFCTWYEFTQAILQDAAEILDAKITAKLEPCSTEQFPRPAARPRNSVMEHIAIRTNGLHDLRSWREGLRDFLKEYLASSSK
- the ligA gene encoding NAD-dependent DNA ligase LigA; translation: MNPMHRMEQLVAELNTYNYHYYTLDEPKISDKEYDVLYDELVALEQTSGLVLPDSPTQRVGGELLKGFTPHRHLAPLWSLDKAQNMEQLRAWNARVVKLVNDYNTKNPESPLPSPGYAIELKFDGLTLNLTYTDGQLVQASTRGNGVVGEGILAQVKTIKSVPLTIPFRNGTIEVQGEGIMNLSVLSKYNETAADPLKNARNAAAGALRNLNPKVTAERRLNAFFYNVGYADRIQFNSHQEMMTFLRENHFKVNPYLTYFDNFEDVMEQLIEIEESRAGLDYLIDGAVLKITDMRTREALGYTDKFPRWAVAYKFEAEETTTVLNSVEWNVGRTGKITPLARVEPVELAGVTVQNCTLNNAGDIERKNLKFALGARVFIRRSNDVIPEILGKVTSENDGEEIVVPDHCPACGFPLQQRGAHLFCDNKLGCKPQIVARISHFASRDAMDIETFSDKTAIQLHDELEVREPADLYTLQYDDLVKLERFGEKKASNLLAALEKSKERDLASFLYALGIPNTGKATTRMLAEHYRDLHKTMSATVEELIELPDVGGIVAESIVAFFADPFTQAGIEKMLSLGVKAQAPEAPQEKKTDSFFSGKTVVLTGTLHQLTRDEAASKLEALGAKVAGSVSKKTDLVIAGEKAGSKLAKAQQLGIDTIEDEDEFIRLLEQE
- a CDS encoding putative holin-like toxin, whose protein sequence is MKPVTVFEALSLMLTFGALIVTLLEFNKRK
- a CDS encoding heptaprenylglyceryl phosphate synthase, with product MLEECVLADSIQSWRHVFKLDPEKELDDEALDAVCMSGTDAIMVGGSSGVTYENTVDLLSRVRRYEVPCVLEVSNLEAVVPGFDLYMIPMVLNTADSNWILGQHQRAIEQFGYMIPWDLLVTEGYIVLNGDSTVAKLTGANTSLDTSSATSYAQIADKLMHLPIVYVEYSGAFGDMELVQKIHRSTEHSRVLYGGGIVDKSTALQAAAVCDTIVVGNIIYRDLAKALETIAVKLEV
- a CDS encoding undecaprenyl-phosphate glucose phosphotransferase, with protein sequence MIRRNQRFLTQLYIVADFAVIQLSFLIAWFFKFESEWITYTEPLPIQVYGGWSLIYGLIAVVLGMLFSLYSPKRKKRFADDVFRVTQIHIVGLFVLLSVMFFVKQIDISRSYLAIYMVGNVLLILFYRFFLKQVLKALRQKGYNKQFMLILGAGTLGQRFYHNLGQYPDLGYEVVGFLDDKRHWSEEEEAHFRPILGGLDQLEATLSRLMIDEVILALPLDAHDKYPKIINMCEKAGVRTLIIPDFFDYLPARPYFDNFAGMPMINVRDIPLDVAGNRLFKRLFDILFSLFAILLTFPIMLAVAIGVMITSRGPIIFKQERVGLNRRTFRMYKFRSMKVLPPGTEDTGWTTANDPRRTRFGTFIRKTSLDELPQFFNVLLGDMSVVGPRPERPYYVDQFREEIPKYMVKHHVRPGITGWAQSNGLRGDTSIEERIKHDIFYIENWSLLFDIKIIFRTIRNGFKNAY
- a CDS encoding glycosyltransferase family 2 protein, translated to MDVSILVVNYNTCQLTLDCLQSVYASETQYRYEVIVIDNHSSDGSVEAIRAAYPEIMLIANEDNTGFAKANNQGMEVAGGRYILLLNSDTLVQPDTLDTMIPFMDTHPEMGASGCKVILPDGSLDKACKRGFPTPSASFYYAFGWSKRYPDSPKYNQYQLGHLSPDDEYPVDVLVGAFMLVRRETIDQVGGLDETFFMYGEDIDWCYRIKQAGWGIYYYPRTYIIHIKGGSARRRPLKIIYEFHRAMWVFHRKHYKQQYSWITNMAVYAGIAVKFGMAFLKNKLSAPVKPDGGEQSHTEVKA
- a CDS encoding phosphatidylinositol-specific phospholipase C/glycerophosphodiester phosphodiesterase family protein translates to MKRLIAAVILLMLTGTFLLAYKGQSTEEQTDFTTHRVISHAMGAVNGLAYTNAREAFVENYKKGSRVFEVDLMFTSDGQLVARHEWTESFTVQMQQEHAVATEQGGKPWSYHQFKNTPIHGSYTPVDWKDVLDLLETYPDAYIVTDTKEQDPAQIKQLFAQLTRQAQEKNPELLSRIVPQIYNEEMLRTLRSIYPYPSIIYTLYATEDKDDQIIRFVQQNDITAVTLPENRVSGALVESLRQAGAVCYVNTINELKDAAEYEQMGVQGFYTDILTEKELSKRSWLYALRP
- the pcrA gene encoding DNA helicase PcrA, producing MQSIDIHEAVARLNPPQRQAVEAVDGPLLIMAGAGSGKTRVLTHRIAYLIATRKTAPWGILAITFTNKAAREMQDRVSKLIGPQGRDVWVSTFHSMCVRILRRDIERIGFTSNFSILDSTDQLSVIRSCMKDLNIDTKKFEPKAVQSMMSTAKNELVTPEMYERKIGDYFEGIVAKVYTKYQQRLKNNNSLDFDDLIMATIQLFKEVPEVLDFYQKKFQYIHVDEYQDTNRAQYMLCKMLADKHHRICVVGDSDQSIYRWRGADISNILNFEEDYPEARTILLEQNYRSTSNILNAANEVIGQNTGRKPKKLWTDKEGGAKIKVYRADSEHDEGYFIASEIHKNIKAGKTYSHHAILYRTNAQSRVVEEILIKSDIPYQIVGGIKFYDRKEIKDLLAYLRLLSNPDDDISLIRIINVPKRSIGDTTVGKLQAAAAERGVSIFRVLQVVDDLGFAGRTRNALVEFYDMIEGLSRMVDYLSVTELTEKMLETTQYRLELQNENTLESRSRLENIDEFLSVTMEFEKGAEDKSLVSFLTDLALIADIDSMNDDEEEQSDAVVLMTMHSAKGLEFPIVFIVGMEEGVFPHSRAFLDNEELEEERRLAYVGITRAEEQLFLTCAQMRTLFGRTTANPPSRFLEEIPDELKEDTIIKRDRYRRSGNVGGSYGGRGLNKGSGSNFGGERSFDTMSRSGSSASASPRVTVTTSSSAKPTPAASAGGPSIFAAGDKVQHGKWGIGTIVAVKGTGNDMELQIAFPAPVGVKRLLAGFAPITKVE